One part of the Vitis riparia cultivar Riparia Gloire de Montpellier isolate 1030 chromosome 15, EGFV_Vit.rip_1.0, whole genome shotgun sequence genome encodes these proteins:
- the LOC117931702 gene encoding ATP-dependent DNA helicase 2 subunit KU80-like isoform X3 — protein sequence MIRNQEALVLLLDVSPPMHNFLPEVEKLCFMLLQKKLIYNKKDLVGIVLFGTKVTKNELTKKVGGYKHVLVSQDNKVVDGDLVEAVRELPRGTFAGEFLDAIVVGMDMLIKKFLLTKRGKIKKRLCLITSALCPTKGPYKGAKEDEIGTIAEQMTAHGMRLECIVARGRLSGNMNMRIMEENDLLLKLFSKKTIAKTVYVECPTSLLGALRTRNVAPVTIFRGDLELSPKMEIKVWVYKKSAEELPVLKLYSDEAPPTDKFATHEVRVNLQYKSVEDPSKVVPLTQRIKGYSYGPQVVPISSAEWEAVKFEPEKGVKLLGFTDASNIMRHYYKKDVNIFIAEPGNTKAILAVSALARAMKEMNKVAILRCVWRRKQRNAIIGILTPNVSEKDSVPDSFYFNILPYAEDVQEFQFPSFSNLPLSWQPNEGQQEAADNLVQMLYLAPFGREESLLPDVTPNPVLERFYRYLELKSKKPYAAVPPVDKTLKTITEPDPKLLAQNKSIIDEFKRRFELKQNPKLKKSTRDRQSGVKEEANIGESSDAGAINSVENTSVITMVKKIGDSTPIQDFEAMMSHTESPEWVGKAIKEMKNKIFDLVQNSNERDNHLKALDCLVAFRKGCILEQKPTEFSNFLLHIYKFCKYHNLNSFCESLASKEIMLIPKTEVTDS from the exons ATGATTCGAAATCAG GAGGCATTGGTTTTATTGCTTGATGTCAGTCCACCAATGCACAATTTTCTGCCAGAAGTTGAAAAACTCTGCTTCATGCTATTACAGAAGAAG CTGATCTACAACAAAAAAGATTTAGTTGGAATTGTTTTATTTGGAACTAAAG TTACTAAAAATGAGCTGACGAAGAAAGTGGGGGGATATAAGCATGTGCTGGTTTCACAGGATAACAAAGTTGTTGATGGTGATCTGGTTGAAGCTGTACGAGAACTTCCTCGAGGGACTTTTGCTGGTGAGT TTCTTGATGCTATTGTTGTTGGGATGGATATGTTGATAAAGAAATTTCTATTGACAAAAAGGGGAAAGATAAAGAAACGTCTTTGCCTTATTACAAGTGCACTATGTCCTACCAAGGGTCCATATAAAGGAGCAAAAGAAGATGAAATTGGCACCATTGCTGAACAAATGACTGCACATGGCATGAGGCTGGAATGTATAGTTGCAAGGGGGAGGCTAAGTGGCAATATGAATATGAGAATAATGGAGGAGAATGATCTTCTATTGAAACTATTTTCCAAGAAGACAATTGCAAAGACAGTGTATGTTGAGTGTCCTACTTCATTATTAGGCGCCCTTAGAACTCGGAACGTAGCACCTGTTACAATATTCAGAGGTGATCTTGAATTAAGCCCCAAAATGGAGATCAAG GTATGGGTTTACAAGAAATCAGCTGAAGAGCTCCCTGTACTGAAACTATATTCAGATGAAGCTCCTCCTACTGATAAATTTGCCACACATGAAGTCAGGGTAAATCTTCAGTATAAAAGTGTTGAAGATCCTAGCAAAGTTGTACCTCTGACGCAAAGGATTAAAGGTTATAGTTATGGACCTCAAGTTGTTCCAATTTCATCTGCTGAATGGGAAGCTGTCAAATTCGAACCAGAAAAGGGTGTGAAGCTTCTAGGATTCACTGATGCTTCAAACATAATGCG CCACTATTACAAGAAGGATGTCAACATCTTCATTGCTGAGCCAGGAAATACAAAGGCTATTCTTGCAGTTTCTGCCTTAGCAAGAGCAATGAAGGAAATGAACAAGGTAGCAATTTTGCGCTGTGTTTGGAGACGAAAACAGAGAAATGCTATCATAGGGATCTTGACACCCAATGTATCTGAAAAAGATAGTGTT CCTGATTCGTTTTACTTTAATATACTTCCCTATGCTGAGGATGTTCAAGAATTTCAGTTTCCATCTTTCAGCAATCTTCCTTTGTCATGGCAGCCAAATGAAGGACAGCAAGAAGCAGCAGATAACTTGGTCCAGATGCTTTATCTTGCACCATTTGGCAGAGAGGAATCTCTCTTACCTGATGTTACACCCAATCCTGTTCTGGAG CGTTTTTATCGTTATCTTGAGTTGAAGTCGAAGAAGCCATATGCAGCTGTTCCTCCAGTTGACAAAACCCTCAAAACAATAACGGAGCCTGATCCAAAACTCCTTGCTCAAAACAAGTCCATAATTGATGAATTTAAAAGGCGGTTTGAACTCAAGCAGAATCCTAAG ctgaagaaatcaactagAGACAGACAGTCTGGTGTGAAAGAGGAAGCAAATATTGGAGAGAGTAGTGATGCTGGAGCCATCAATTCTGTTGAAAATACATCTGTAATTACTATGGTTAAGAAGATTGGAGATTCAACTCCTATTCAAGATTTTGAAGCCATGATGTCACACACAGAAAGCCCAGAGTGGGTTGGTAAAGCAATCAAGGAGATGAAGAACAAGATTTTTGACCTGGTGCAAAATTCAAATGAAAGGGATAACCAtcttaaagcattggattgtctAGTTGCCTTTCGCAAGGGTTGCATCCTTGAGCAA AAACCGACAGAGTTCAGCAATTTCCTCCTCCATATTTACAAATTCTGCAAGTACCATAATCTCAACAGTTTCTGTGAATCCCTTGCATCAAAAGAAATCATGCTGATCCCCAAGACTGAAGTAACAGACAG TTGA
- the LOC117931702 gene encoding ATP-dependent DNA helicase 2 subunit KU80-like isoform X4: MIRNQEALVLLLDVSPPMHNFLPEVEKLCFMLLQKKLIYNKKDLVGIVLFGTKVTKNELTKKVGGYKHVLVSQDNKVVDGDLVEAVRELPRGTFAGEFLDAIVVGMDMLIKKFLLTKRGKIKKRLCLITSALCPTKGPYKGAKEDEIGTIAEQMTAHGMRLECIVARGRLSGNMNMRIMEENDLLLKLFSKKTIAKTVYVECPTSLLGALRTRNVAPVTIFRGDLELSPKMEIKVWVYKKSAEELPVLKLYSDEAPPTDKFATHEVRVNLQYKSVEDPSKVVPLTQRIKGYSYGPQVVPISSAEWEAVKFEPEKGVKLLGFTDASNIMRHYYKKDVNIFIAEPGNTKAILAVSALARAMKEMNKVAILRCVWRRKQRNAIIGILTPNVSEKDSVPDSFYFNILPYAEDVQEFQFPSFSNLPLSWQPNEGQQEAADNLVQMLYLAPFGREESLLPDVTPNPVLERFYRYLELKSKKPYAAVPPVDKTLKTITEPDPKLLAQNKSIIDEFKRRFELKQNPKLKKSTRDRQSGVKEEANIGESSDAGAINSVENTSVITMVKKIGDSTPIQDFEAMMSHTESPEWVGKAIKEMKNKIFDLVQNSNERDNHLKALDCLVAFRKGCILENRQSSAISSSIFTNSASTIISTVSVNPLHQKKSC; this comes from the exons ATGATTCGAAATCAG GAGGCATTGGTTTTATTGCTTGATGTCAGTCCACCAATGCACAATTTTCTGCCAGAAGTTGAAAAACTCTGCTTCATGCTATTACAGAAGAAG CTGATCTACAACAAAAAAGATTTAGTTGGAATTGTTTTATTTGGAACTAAAG TTACTAAAAATGAGCTGACGAAGAAAGTGGGGGGATATAAGCATGTGCTGGTTTCACAGGATAACAAAGTTGTTGATGGTGATCTGGTTGAAGCTGTACGAGAACTTCCTCGAGGGACTTTTGCTGGTGAGT TTCTTGATGCTATTGTTGTTGGGATGGATATGTTGATAAAGAAATTTCTATTGACAAAAAGGGGAAAGATAAAGAAACGTCTTTGCCTTATTACAAGTGCACTATGTCCTACCAAGGGTCCATATAAAGGAGCAAAAGAAGATGAAATTGGCACCATTGCTGAACAAATGACTGCACATGGCATGAGGCTGGAATGTATAGTTGCAAGGGGGAGGCTAAGTGGCAATATGAATATGAGAATAATGGAGGAGAATGATCTTCTATTGAAACTATTTTCCAAGAAGACAATTGCAAAGACAGTGTATGTTGAGTGTCCTACTTCATTATTAGGCGCCCTTAGAACTCGGAACGTAGCACCTGTTACAATATTCAGAGGTGATCTTGAATTAAGCCCCAAAATGGAGATCAAG GTATGGGTTTACAAGAAATCAGCTGAAGAGCTCCCTGTACTGAAACTATATTCAGATGAAGCTCCTCCTACTGATAAATTTGCCACACATGAAGTCAGGGTAAATCTTCAGTATAAAAGTGTTGAAGATCCTAGCAAAGTTGTACCTCTGACGCAAAGGATTAAAGGTTATAGTTATGGACCTCAAGTTGTTCCAATTTCATCTGCTGAATGGGAAGCTGTCAAATTCGAACCAGAAAAGGGTGTGAAGCTTCTAGGATTCACTGATGCTTCAAACATAATGCG CCACTATTACAAGAAGGATGTCAACATCTTCATTGCTGAGCCAGGAAATACAAAGGCTATTCTTGCAGTTTCTGCCTTAGCAAGAGCAATGAAGGAAATGAACAAGGTAGCAATTTTGCGCTGTGTTTGGAGACGAAAACAGAGAAATGCTATCATAGGGATCTTGACACCCAATGTATCTGAAAAAGATAGTGTT CCTGATTCGTTTTACTTTAATATACTTCCCTATGCTGAGGATGTTCAAGAATTTCAGTTTCCATCTTTCAGCAATCTTCCTTTGTCATGGCAGCCAAATGAAGGACAGCAAGAAGCAGCAGATAACTTGGTCCAGATGCTTTATCTTGCACCATTTGGCAGAGAGGAATCTCTCTTACCTGATGTTACACCCAATCCTGTTCTGGAG CGTTTTTATCGTTATCTTGAGTTGAAGTCGAAGAAGCCATATGCAGCTGTTCCTCCAGTTGACAAAACCCTCAAAACAATAACGGAGCCTGATCCAAAACTCCTTGCTCAAAACAAGTCCATAATTGATGAATTTAAAAGGCGGTTTGAACTCAAGCAGAATCCTAAG ctgaagaaatcaactagAGACAGACAGTCTGGTGTGAAAGAGGAAGCAAATATTGGAGAGAGTAGTGATGCTGGAGCCATCAATTCTGTTGAAAATACATCTGTAATTACTATGGTTAAGAAGATTGGAGATTCAACTCCTATTCAAGATTTTGAAGCCATGATGTCACACACAGAAAGCCCAGAGTGGGTTGGTAAAGCAATCAAGGAGATGAAGAACAAGATTTTTGACCTGGTGCAAAATTCAAATGAAAGGGATAACCAtcttaaagcattggattgtctAGTTGCCTTTCGCAAGGGTTGCATCCTTGA AAACCGACAGAGTTCAGCAATTTCCTCCTCCATATTTACAAATTCTGCAAGTACCATAATCTCAACAGTTTCTGTGAATCCCTTGCATCAAAAGAAATCATGCTGA